In Novipirellula caenicola, the genomic stretch GGCATTGGCCAAAGCGAAGACAGAAAACAAACGCGTGATCGTGCAAGAAACCGCAACTTGGTGCGGTCCGTGTCATCGGTTGTCGGGTTTCTTGGCGGAAAACCGCGAGTGGGAAGAGGATTACATCCTGGTAAAGATGGATCACCGCTGGAACGGTGCCTACGAACTGATGAAGGAAATGCGAGATGGCGCCAAGGGAGGCATTCCGTGGTATGCGATCCTCGATGCGTCCGGAAAAATGTTGGTGACATCCAACGACACGCAGACGGGCGAAAACATTGGCTTTCCATCAAGCCAACAAGGACAATCCCATTTCGCATCGATGTTAAACCAGACGCGTCAACGGATGAGCGAAGAGGATATCGCCACGTTCGTCAACAAACTCGCCCCCTCAAACGAGGACGAGTGATCTTCCAAAGCAAATCGACAACGGGTCGAACGTCGTAGCCGACGGCACGGGATTGCCGACGGTAGGAGGCGTCAGCCTTGCGGTGTTCCCGCTACAAACCGCTGGACACCTGCTCGTTACCGTCTTTGGTCACCAAGGCTGTTCGCACCGTTTGATCCGCGGAATCGCTCACGAACTTCACCGCACCGTCGGCCATCAACACGTTGGATCCTCCGAGATGACCGCCCTGGTCACGCGCCGATCCCGCTGCTAAAAACGCTTGCAGGTCGCTGTCATCGGGGCTCATCCAATTGACGGCGTTGCCGGAATCCGCTTCGAACACCAATACGGTATTGGCCAATCCGTCGGTGACTTGCCGGAAGGTGGTCGGAGTAGATCCCGACATAATTCCCTGAGGATGCACCACCGCGAGGTAGTTGGTCATCGTCGGATCGAACGTCGTCGACGGGCAACTATAGGAGTAGACGACCGTTTGCGAGACGGCCAAATTCTCAGGTGCGTCCCACGGCTTGGAAAAGTCGATCTGTTCATACAGGGCTTGGTGTTCCATGAACGGC encodes the following:
- a CDS encoding DUF1559 domain-containing protein, whose translation is MSNDNPYSQPQQPQPPFHQPPAKSGGMSTAAIVGIVLAVAFVVMLFCGGILVALLLPAVQSAREAARRMSCSNNMKQIGLALHNYHAAYNTLPPAYTVDANGRRLHSWRALILPFMEHQALYEQIDFSKPWDAPENLAVSQTVVYSYSCPSTTFDPTMTNYLAVVHPQGIMSGSTPTTFRQVTDGLANTVLVFEADSGNAVNWMSPDDSDLQAFLAAGSARDQGGHLGGSNVLMADGAVKFVSDSADQTVRTALVTKDGNEQVSSGL